In Gadus macrocephalus chromosome 11, ASM3116895v1, a single genomic region encodes these proteins:
- the deptor gene encoding DEP domain-containing mTOR-interacting protein has translation MVLQREIMDGIGNTMQKKAAELERMAEVLVTGEQLRLRLHEAKVIKDRRHHLRTYPNCFVAKELIDWLMEHKEASDRDTAIRIMQKLLDQSIVHHVCDEHREFKDLKLFYRFRKDDGTFPLDHEAKVFMRGQRIYEKLMNMENNLLQTREEEDGAYEQTLVASEFIDWLLQEGEIATRQEAEQLGRRLLEHGIIQHVSNKHHFSDGPLLYQFRMNFRRRRRLMELLAERGRIPESHDSPFCLRKQNSDGGNTSFLSVSPTKEIKVVVGARRSSMSSSCGSSGYYSSSPTLSSSPPVLFNPKSVLKRQISPEELQAPGGAFTKKTVTIVGDAVGWGFVVRGTKPCHIQAVDPSGPAAAAGMKVRQFVVSVNGQSVLSLDYRTVSDLILTGPRTVVMEVMEEPSC, from the exons ATGGTACTGCAAAG AGAAATAATGGATGGGATCGGCAACACGATGCAAAAGAAGGCTGCCGAGCTGGAGCGCATGGCCGAGGTGCTGGTCACTGGAGAACAGCTGAG GCTGCGGCTCCACGAAGCGAAGGTGATCAAAGATCGTCGACACCACCTAAGAACCTACCCCAACTGTTTCGTTGCCAAGGAGCTCATCGATTGGCTAATGGAACACAAGGAGGCCTCGGACAGAGACACGGCCATCAGGATCATGCAGAAGCTGCTGGACCAGAGCATCGTTCACCACG TATGTGACGAGCACAGGGAATTCAAAGACCTGAAATTGTTTTACCGCTTCCGGAAAGATGATGGGACCTTCCCCTTGGACCATGAGGCCAAGGTCTTTATGAGGGGACAGAGGATTTATGAGAA GCTGATGAACATGGAGAACAACCTATTGcagaccagggaggaggaggacggggccTATGAACAGACCTTGGTGGCCTCCGAGTTCATCGATTGGCTGCTGCAGGAGGGAGAGATCGCGACCAGACAGGAGGCAGAGCAGCTAGGCCGGAGACTTCTAGAACACGGCATCATCCAACACG TGAGCAATAAGCACCACTTCAGCGACGGGCCCCTGCTGTACCAGTTCAGGATGAACTTCCGCCGGCGCAGGCGTCTGATGGAGCTGCTGGCCGAGCGTGGCCGGATCCCAGAGAGCCACGACAGCCCCTTCTGCCTGCGGAAGCAGAACTCCGACGGGGGCAACACCAGCTTCCTCTCTG tGAGCCCCACCAAGGAGAtcaaggtggtggtgggggcgcgGCGCAGCAGCATGAGCAGCAGCTGTGGCTCCAGCGGTTACTACAGCAGCAGCCCCACCCTCAGCAGCAGCCCCCCGGTCCTCTTCAACCCCAAGTctg TCTTGAAGAGACAAATCAGCCCCGAGGAACTCCAGGCCCCGGGAGGAGCTTTCACAAAGAAGACTGTCact atcGTGGGGGACGCGGTGGGCTGGGGCTTCGTGGTGCGGGGCACCAAGCCGTGCCACATCCAGGCGGTGGACCCCAGCGGGCCGGCGGCAGCGGCCGGGATGAAG gtgCGTCAGTTCGTGGTGTCGGTGAACGGCCAGAGCGTCCTCTCCCTTGACTACCGCACCGTCAGCGACCTCATCCTCACCGGCCCCCGCaccgtggtgatggaggtgatggaggagccgtcCTGCTGA